The proteins below come from a single Motilibacter peucedani genomic window:
- a CDS encoding sensor histidine kinase yields MPTLSDLARDQGLDPADVAHLQALTADWQLLADLSFADLVLWVPCPDDADGYVAVAQMRPTTGPSLLHDDVVGQCLARGKRPLVDHAFDEAKIARGRELEWRDDVPVREETIPVVREGRVLAVISRHTNLATARTPSRLEVTYLRCANDLALMIADGVFPYPGSSDGGAASPRVGDGLLRLDAAGLVTYASPNALSAYRHLGLAADLVGAHLGRTTAVLAPSQMPVDEAVEWVAGGSAPRQTEVEGHGVIVLLRVLPLLVEGARVGALVLVRDVTELRRREQELLSKEATIREIHHRVKNNLQAVAALLRLQARRVSAPEAQAALAEAVQRVGSIAVVHETLSRSTDGLVGFDEVAERLTSGVVEVAQTGATVRLRRTGTFGTLPAETATPLAMVLTELVQNAVEHGSGARGGTVEVRAERHERSLTVSISDDGPGLPEGFSLEGSANLGLRIVAGMVRTELRGDLVLAAGPEGGTVATVTLWVPAGDADPALA; encoded by the coding sequence GTGCCGACGCTGTCCGACCTCGCCCGGGACCAGGGCCTCGACCCCGCCGACGTGGCGCACCTTCAGGCGCTGACGGCCGACTGGCAGCTGCTGGCCGACCTCTCCTTCGCCGACCTGGTGCTGTGGGTGCCGTGCCCGGACGACGCGGACGGGTACGTCGCGGTGGCCCAGATGCGCCCGACCACCGGGCCCTCGCTGCTGCACGACGACGTGGTGGGCCAGTGCCTGGCGCGCGGCAAGCGCCCGCTGGTCGACCACGCGTTCGACGAGGCCAAGATCGCCCGCGGGCGCGAGCTCGAGTGGCGCGACGACGTGCCCGTGCGCGAGGAGACGATCCCGGTCGTCCGCGAGGGCAGGGTCCTCGCGGTCATCAGCCGGCACACCAACCTGGCCACGGCGCGCACCCCGAGCCGGCTCGAGGTGACCTACCTGCGCTGCGCCAACGACCTGGCGCTCATGATCGCCGACGGGGTCTTCCCCTACCCGGGCTCGAGCGACGGCGGTGCCGCCTCACCGCGCGTCGGCGACGGCCTGCTGCGGCTCGACGCCGCAGGGCTGGTCACCTACGCGAGCCCCAACGCGCTGTCCGCCTACCGCCACCTCGGGCTGGCGGCCGACCTGGTCGGCGCCCACCTCGGGCGCACCACCGCGGTGCTCGCGCCCTCGCAGATGCCGGTCGACGAGGCCGTCGAGTGGGTGGCCGGCGGCAGCGCGCCCCGGCAGACCGAGGTCGAGGGCCACGGCGTCATCGTGCTGCTGCGCGTGCTCCCGCTGCTGGTGGAGGGCGCCCGGGTCGGTGCGCTCGTGCTGGTGCGCGACGTCACCGAGCTGCGCCGGCGCGAGCAGGAGCTGCTGAGCAAGGAAGCCACGATCCGCGAGATCCACCACCGCGTGAAGAACAACCTGCAGGCGGTGGCCGCGCTGCTCCGGCTGCAGGCCCGGCGCGTGTCGGCACCCGAGGCGCAGGCGGCGCTCGCCGAGGCGGTGCAGCGGGTCGGCTCCATCGCCGTCGTCCACGAGACGCTCTCGCGCTCGACCGACGGGCTGGTGGGCTTCGACGAGGTGGCCGAGCGGCTCACCTCGGGCGTGGTGGAGGTGGCGCAGACCGGCGCCACCGTGCGGCTGCGGCGCACCGGCACCTTCGGCACCCTGCCCGCCGAGACCGCGACCCCGCTGGCCATGGTGCTCACCGAGCTGGTGCAGAACGCGGTCGAGCACGGCAGCGGCGCCCGCGGCGGCACGGTCGAGGTGCGGGCCGAGCGCCACGAGCGCAGCCTCACCGTGAGCATCTCCGACGACGGACCCGGGCTGCCCGAGGGCTTCAGCCTCGAAGGCTCGGCCAACCTGGGCCTGCGGATCGTCGCCGGCATGGTGCGCACCGAGCTGCGCGGCGACCTGGTGCTGGCCGCCGGGCCCGAGGGCGGCACGGTCGCCACCGTGACCCTGTGGGTCCCGGCCGGCGACGCGGACCCCGCGCTCGCCTGA
- a CDS encoding WhiB family transcriptional regulator, giving the protein MDWRHEAACREEDPELFFPIGNTGPALSQIDEAKAVCRRCAVTDTCLQWALESGQDSGVWGGLSEDERRALKRRAARNRVRTA; this is encoded by the coding sequence ATGGACTGGCGCCACGAGGCTGCCTGTCGTGAGGAAGACCCGGAGCTCTTCTTCCCCATCGGGAACACCGGCCCGGCGCTCTCCCAGATCGACGAGGCGAAGGCCGTCTGCCGGCGCTGCGCGGTCACCGACACGTGCCTGCAGTGGGCGCTCGAGTCCGGCCAGGACTCCGGCGTCTGGGGCGGGCTCAGCGAGGACGAGCGGCGGGCGCTCAAGCGCCGCGCGGCGCGCAACCGCGTACGCACCGCCTAG
- a CDS encoding diacylglycerol/lipid kinase family protein has protein sequence MRALLVANPVATTTTQATRDAVVGVLSRGLEVEVAWTRARGHAVELAAGAGARGFELVVGLGGDGTVNELVNGLLGSGSSPAAGGPALGVVPGGSTNVFARALGLPRDPLEAAAALVRAAAAGHRRVVGLGRADGRWFTFAAGVGLDAEVVRRVEGRRAQGAAATPVLYLREAAAALAVGAGRVPVMQVSVEGADPFPARMAVVANTRPWTYLGPRPVDPFPRASFESGLDVFAVHRIGPVTVTRAAAGMLRATSPRGRQMVNLHDVSRVEVSAERAFPLELDGEALEPRTRLLLEGFRAVLPVVAGPQPAQRRRRLPLRLRA, from the coding sequence GTGCGTGCGCTGCTGGTGGCCAACCCCGTGGCGACCACCACCACGCAGGCCACCCGCGACGCGGTCGTCGGCGTCCTCTCCCGCGGCCTCGAGGTCGAGGTGGCCTGGACGCGCGCCCGCGGCCACGCCGTCGAGCTGGCGGCCGGTGCCGGCGCCCGGGGCTTCGAGCTCGTCGTCGGGCTGGGCGGCGACGGCACTGTCAACGAGCTGGTCAACGGGCTGCTGGGCAGCGGCAGCTCCCCCGCCGCCGGCGGTCCGGCCCTGGGCGTGGTGCCCGGCGGCAGCACCAACGTCTTCGCCCGCGCGCTCGGCCTGCCCCGCGACCCGCTCGAGGCGGCAGCCGCTCTCGTGCGCGCGGCCGCTGCCGGGCACCGTCGCGTCGTCGGGCTCGGCCGCGCCGACGGGCGCTGGTTCACCTTCGCGGCAGGCGTCGGTCTCGACGCCGAGGTCGTGCGCCGCGTCGAGGGCCGACGCGCCCAGGGCGCGGCGGCGACCCCGGTCCTCTACCTGCGCGAGGCCGCCGCTGCCCTGGCCGTGGGCGCCGGCCGGGTGCCCGTCATGCAGGTCAGCGTCGAGGGCGCCGACCCGTTCCCCGCGCGGATGGCGGTCGTCGCCAACACCCGGCCGTGGACGTACCTCGGCCCGCGGCCCGTGGACCCGTTCCCGCGGGCGTCGTTCGAGTCGGGCCTCGACGTCTTCGCGGTCCACCGCATCGGTCCCGTCACCGTGACCCGCGCCGCAGCCGGCATGCTGCGGGCCACCTCGCCGCGCGGCCGCCAGATGGTCAACCTGCACGACGTCAGCCGCGTCGAGGTGTCGGCCGAGCGCGCGTTCCCCCTCGAGCTCGACGGCGAGGCGCTCGAGCCCCGCACCCGGCTGCTGCTGGAGGGCTTCCGCGCGGTGCTCCCGGTGGTCGCCGGTCCGCAGCCGGCGCAGCGGCGTCGGAGGCTGCCGCTGCGGCTGCGCGCCTGA
- a CDS encoding RNA polymerase sigma factor SigF, whose translation MDLAAQAPRAARGRGRVTGGPVAGPEVVVSPEGTVELVDETAGPAEAAPEAPARVVIPASSGVGVDRERTKALFATLAGIEADTPEHKRVRDALVEQHLPLVEHLARRFRNRGEPYDDLVQVATIGLIKSVDRFDPFRGVEFSTYATPTIVGEIKRHFRDKGWAVRVPRRLQELRLTLTQATGELSQKNGRSPTVHELAEHLGITDEEVLEGLESANAYSTLSLDASDQGDEDSVAVVDTLGVDDEALEGVEYRESLKPMLERLPPREQKILLLRFFRGMTQSEIAVEVGISQMHVSRLLARTLAQLREGLLTED comes from the coding sequence CTGGATCTCGCTGCACAAGCGCCGCGAGCAGCTCGCGGGCGTGGGCGCGTGACCGGCGGCCCCGTCGCGGGTCCCGAGGTCGTCGTGTCGCCCGAGGGCACCGTCGAGCTCGTCGACGAGACCGCCGGGCCGGCCGAGGCCGCCCCCGAGGCGCCGGCACGCGTCGTCATCCCCGCCTCCTCGGGCGTCGGCGTCGACCGCGAGCGCACGAAGGCGCTGTTCGCCACCCTCGCCGGCATCGAGGCCGACACCCCGGAGCACAAGCGGGTCCGCGACGCGCTCGTCGAGCAGCACCTGCCGCTCGTCGAGCACCTCGCCCGCCGCTTCCGCAACCGCGGCGAGCCCTACGACGACCTCGTGCAGGTCGCCACGATCGGGCTGATCAAGTCGGTCGACCGCTTCGACCCGTTCCGCGGCGTCGAGTTCTCGACCTACGCGACCCCGACCATCGTCGGCGAGATCAAGCGCCACTTCCGCGACAAGGGCTGGGCCGTGCGCGTGCCCCGGCGCCTGCAGGAGCTGCGCCTCACCCTCACCCAGGCCACCGGCGAGCTGTCGCAGAAGAACGGGCGCAGCCCCACGGTGCACGAGCTGGCCGAGCACCTCGGCATCACCGACGAGGAGGTCCTCGAGGGCCTCGAGTCGGCCAACGCCTACTCCACCCTCTCCCTCGACGCCAGCGACCAGGGCGACGAGGACTCCGTGGCGGTCGTCGACACCCTGGGCGTCGACGACGAGGCGCTCGAGGGCGTCGAGTACCGCGAGTCGCTCAAGCCGATGCTCGAGCGGCTGCCCCCGCGCGAGCAGAAGATCCTGCTGCTGCGCTTCTTCCGCGGCATGACCCAGTCGGAGATCGCGGTCGAGGTCGGCATCTCGCAGATGCACGTGTCACGGCTGCTCGCCCGCACGCTGGCCCAGCTGCGCGAGGGCCTGCTCACCGAGGACTGA
- a CDS encoding ATP-binding protein — protein MQVTLPASSAYLSVLRTATAGLAARLDFTLDEIEDLRIAVDEACAMLLPQAAPGADLSCTFELEADGLLITVSAPTTRGSLPERETFSWTVLTALAGEVDAGVGEGLTVWISLHKRREQLAGVGA, from the coding sequence GTGCAGGTCACGCTGCCCGCGTCGAGCGCCTACCTCTCGGTGCTGCGCACCGCGACGGCCGGGCTCGCCGCCCGCCTCGACTTCACCCTCGACGAGATCGAGGACCTCCGCATCGCCGTGGACGAGGCCTGCGCGATGCTCCTGCCGCAGGCCGCCCCGGGCGCCGACCTCAGCTGCACCTTCGAGCTCGAGGCCGACGGGCTGCTCATCACCGTGAGCGCCCCCACCACGCGCGGCAGCCTGCCCGAGCGCGAGACCTTCTCCTGGACCGTGCTCACCGCGCTGGCCGGCGAGGTCGACGCCGGCGTGGGCGAGGGCCTGACCGTCTGGATCTCGCTGCACAAGCGCCGCGAGCAGCTCGCGGGCGTGGGCGCGTGA
- a CDS encoding RNA-binding S4 domain-containing protein, producing the protein MSDGDGTGLGTVEVGERGIRLGQLLKLAGLVDTGGEAKLAVEQGRVRVNGAVETRRGAQLAAGDTVECDGRSVRLA; encoded by the coding sequence GTGAGCGACGGCGACGGGACCGGCCTCGGCACGGTCGAGGTGGGCGAGCGCGGCATCCGGCTCGGGCAGCTGCTCAAGCTGGCCGGGCTCGTCGACACGGGCGGCGAGGCCAAGCTGGCGGTCGAGCAGGGGCGGGTGCGGGTCAACGGCGCGGTCGAGACGCGGCGCGGCGCCCAGCTCGCGGCCGGTGACACCGTCGAGTGCGACGGCCGCTCGGTGCGCCTGGCCTGA
- a CDS encoding 3'(2'),5'-bisphosphate nucleotidase CysQ produces the protein MTGAERSASTASDVAVARAAAGEAADVLLALRATYPDAPDLRDRGDRAAHETIVELLARLRPGDAVLSEEGVDDPARLSARRVWIVDPLDGTREFGEAGRPDWAVHVALWQDGELTDAAVALPGLGTVLATDDVPPPPPRDGRAAPRFAVSRTRATALVTGVAEALGGELVPLGSAGYKAAAVVRGEVDAYVHTGGQYEWDSAAPVAVARAAGLHTSRVDGSPLLYNQADVSLPDLVVCRAELADDVLAAIARLSQQSDDAGKETIAR, from the coding sequence GTGACCGGGGCCGAGCGGTCGGCCTCGACGGCCAGCGACGTCGCGGTGGCCCGGGCCGCGGCGGGCGAGGCCGCCGACGTCCTGCTGGCTCTGAGGGCGACCTACCCCGACGCGCCCGACCTGCGCGACCGCGGCGACCGCGCCGCCCACGAGACGATCGTCGAGCTGCTGGCGCGGCTGCGCCCCGGTGACGCCGTGCTCTCCGAGGAGGGCGTCGACGACCCGGCCCGGCTGTCCGCGCGCCGCGTGTGGATCGTCGACCCGCTCGACGGCACCCGCGAGTTCGGCGAGGCGGGCCGTCCCGACTGGGCCGTGCACGTCGCGCTCTGGCAGGACGGCGAGCTCACCGACGCCGCCGTCGCGCTCCCGGGCCTCGGCACCGTGCTGGCCACCGACGACGTGCCCCCTCCGCCGCCGCGCGACGGCAGGGCCGCCCCGCGCTTCGCGGTCAGCCGCACCCGCGCGACAGCGCTGGTCACGGGCGTCGCCGAAGCGCTCGGCGGCGAGCTGGTGCCGCTCGGCTCGGCGGGCTACAAGGCCGCCGCCGTCGTCCGCGGCGAGGTGGACGCCTACGTGCACACCGGCGGGCAGTACGAGTGGGACAGCGCCGCGCCCGTCGCCGTCGCCCGCGCGGCAGGGCTGCACACCAGCCGCGTCGACGGCTCGCCGCTCCTCTACAACCAGGCCGACGTGTCGCTGCCCGACCTGGTGGTGTGCCGCGCCGAGCTCGCCGACGACGTGCTGGCCGCCATCGCGCGGCTCTCGCAGCAGTCCGACGACGCAGGGAAGGAGACGATCGCGCGATGA
- the cysD gene encoding sulfate adenylyltransferase subunit CysD, translating to MTVPGSAHDYRLSQLQSLEAESIHIFREVVAELERPVLLFSGGKDSIVMLRLAEKAFWPARIPFPVMHVDTGLNFPEVLEFRDRRAQELGVQLLVASVPDAIERGTVREEPNGSRNRIQTPVLLEAVEKHRFTALFGGARRDEEKARAKERVFSFRDDFGQWDPKNQRPELWNLYNGRIHLGESIRVFPLSNWTELDIWSYIAAEQIDIPALYLAHEREVVERDGMLYAVNEFVVPREGETVTTERVRYRTMGDANLTAAVRSDADTLDKVVAEVATTRLTERGATRGDDRVSEAAMEDRKREGYF from the coding sequence ATGACGGTCCCCGGGTCCGCGCACGACTACCGCCTCAGCCAGCTCCAGTCGCTCGAGGCGGAGTCGATCCACATCTTCCGCGAGGTCGTCGCGGAGCTCGAGCGCCCGGTGCTGCTCTTCTCCGGCGGCAAGGACTCGATCGTCATGCTCCGCCTGGCCGAGAAGGCGTTCTGGCCGGCGCGCATCCCCTTCCCGGTGATGCACGTCGACACCGGGCTCAACTTCCCCGAGGTGCTCGAGTTCCGCGACCGCCGGGCCCAGGAGCTCGGCGTCCAGCTGCTGGTCGCCTCCGTGCCCGACGCGATCGAGCGCGGCACCGTGCGCGAGGAGCCCAACGGCTCGCGCAACCGCATCCAGACGCCGGTGCTCCTCGAGGCCGTCGAGAAGCACCGCTTCACCGCGCTGTTCGGCGGGGCCCGCCGCGACGAGGAGAAGGCGCGCGCCAAGGAGCGGGTGTTCTCCTTCCGCGACGACTTCGGCCAGTGGGACCCCAAGAACCAGCGCCCCGAGCTCTGGAACCTCTACAACGGGCGCATCCACCTCGGCGAGTCGATCCGCGTCTTCCCGCTGTCCAACTGGACCGAGCTCGACATCTGGTCCTACATCGCGGCCGAGCAGATCGACATCCCGGCGCTCTACCTCGCCCACGAGCGCGAGGTGGTCGAGCGCGACGGCATGCTCTACGCCGTCAACGAGTTCGTCGTCCCCCGCGAGGGCGAGACGGTGACGACCGAGCGCGTGCGCTACCGCACGATGGGCGACGCGAACCTCACCGCAGCCGTACGCTCCGACGCCGACACGCTCGACAAGGTGGTCGCCGAGGTGGCGACGACGCGGCTGACCGAGCGCGGCGCGACCCGCGGCGACGACCGGGTCAGCGAGGCAGCCATGGAGGACCGCAAGCGCGAGGGGTACTTCTAG
- the cysN gene encoding sulfate adenylyltransferase subunit CysN, with translation MSDILRFATAGSVDDGKSTLIGRLLYDSKSIFEDQYEAVERASAGNDYVNLALLTDGLRAEREQGITIDVAYRYFATPRRTFIIADTPGHIQYTRNMVTGASTADLAIVLVDARKGILEQSRRHAFLVSLLRVPHLVVAVNKMDLVDWSQEVFEEIHEEFTAFATKLEVPDLTIIPISALEGDNIVHRSTNMPWYDGPSLLHHLEHVHIASDRNLVDARFPVQYVIRPQSREFPDYRGYAGTIASGVFKPGDEVQVLPSGFTSRIASIDTADGPVAEAFAPMAVTIRLEDEIDISRGDMLCRPHNAPHATQDVDAMVCWMTDEPLRAGQKLAIKHTTRSARAMVKELQYRLDVNSLHRDVTVDALGLNDIGRVRLRTTVPLFADPYARNRTTGGFILIDEATNRTVGAGMVHPSE, from the coding sequence ATGAGCGACATCCTGCGCTTCGCCACGGCGGGCTCGGTCGACGACGGCAAGAGCACGCTGATCGGCCGGCTGCTCTACGACAGCAAGTCGATCTTCGAGGACCAGTACGAAGCGGTCGAGCGGGCCTCCGCCGGCAACGACTACGTCAACCTCGCCCTGCTGACCGACGGCCTGCGCGCCGAGCGCGAGCAGGGCATCACGATCGACGTGGCCTACCGCTACTTCGCCACACCTCGGCGTACCTTCATCATCGCCGACACCCCGGGCCACATCCAGTACACCCGCAACATGGTGACCGGTGCGTCCACTGCAGACCTCGCCATCGTGCTCGTCGACGCGCGCAAGGGCATCCTCGAGCAGAGCCGCCGGCACGCGTTCCTGGTGTCGCTCCTGCGCGTCCCGCACCTCGTCGTCGCCGTCAACAAGATGGACCTCGTCGACTGGTCGCAGGAGGTCTTCGAGGAGATCCACGAGGAGTTCACGGCCTTCGCGACCAAGCTCGAGGTGCCCGACCTCACGATCATCCCGATCTCGGCGCTCGAGGGCGACAACATCGTGCACCGGTCGACCAACATGCCGTGGTACGACGGGCCTTCTCTGCTCCACCACCTCGAGCACGTGCACATCGCGAGCGACCGCAACCTGGTCGACGCGCGCTTCCCGGTGCAGTACGTCATCCGGCCGCAGTCGCGCGAGTTCCCCGACTACCGCGGCTACGCCGGCACCATCGCGAGCGGCGTCTTCAAGCCGGGCGACGAGGTCCAGGTGCTGCCCAGCGGCTTCACCTCGCGCATCGCGTCCATCGACACGGCCGACGGCCCGGTCGCCGAGGCGTTCGCGCCGATGGCGGTCACCATCCGGCTCGAGGACGAGATCGACATCTCCCGCGGCGACATGCTGTGCCGTCCGCACAACGCGCCGCACGCGACGCAGGACGTCGACGCGATGGTGTGCTGGATGACCGACGAGCCGCTGCGCGCCGGCCAGAAGCTGGCGATCAAGCACACGACGCGCTCGGCGCGCGCGATGGTCAAGGAGCTGCAGTACCGCCTCGACGTCAACAGCCTGCACCGCGACGTCACGGTGGACGCTCTGGGGCTCAACGACATCGGCCGCGTACGCCTGCGCACCACCGTGCCGCTGTTCGCCGACCCCTACGCCCGCAACCGCACGACCGGCGGCTTCATCCTCATCGACGAGGCCACCAACCGCACCGTCGGGGCAGGGATGGTCCACCCCTCCGAGTGA